A genomic segment from Blastococcus sp. PRF04-17 encodes:
- a CDS encoding FliI/YscN family ATPase translates to MTFPPNVLVRARAAARPQVTGIVTGAMGLTLTVDGLTAAVGDLVEVNPGERPLLAEVVAVGRDRLTCMPLGNLSGVHAGAPVRATGMPLQVPVGDALLGRVLDGLGRPVDGGPALASRVSFVDLSSETPHALSRARVEQPLTFGVRALDTLVPCGKGQRLGIFAGSGVGKSSLLAQITRGTDADVRVIGLIGERGREVREFLEENLGAEGMARTVVVVATSDEPPLVRLKAAFVATRIAEAFRDQGRDVLLLMDSITRTAMAQREVGLSAGEPPATRGYPPSVFAMMPQLLEKAGTGVTGSITGLYTVLVEGDDHNEPIADTARSILDGHIVLTRKLATTGHFPAIDVLESISRVATAVVPPAHMADAREVRRLMGALRDVRELIEIGAYQTGSDALVDRARQLEPAIESFLQQPMGESTPAPDAWEWLQRIVRSA, encoded by the coding sequence GTGACGTTCCCACCGAACGTGCTGGTGCGCGCCCGGGCCGCGGCTCGGCCGCAGGTCACGGGCATCGTCACCGGCGCCATGGGCCTGACGCTCACCGTCGACGGGCTCACCGCCGCCGTCGGCGACCTGGTCGAGGTCAACCCCGGCGAGCGGCCACTGCTCGCCGAGGTGGTGGCCGTGGGCCGCGACCGGCTCACCTGCATGCCTCTGGGCAACCTGTCCGGTGTGCACGCCGGGGCGCCGGTACGGGCGACCGGCATGCCGTTGCAGGTGCCGGTCGGCGACGCGCTGCTGGGCCGGGTGCTCGACGGCCTCGGCCGGCCCGTCGACGGCGGGCCGGCGCTGGCCTCCCGCGTGTCGTTCGTCGACCTGTCCAGCGAGACGCCGCACGCGCTCAGCCGCGCCCGCGTCGAGCAGCCGCTGACGTTCGGCGTCCGCGCCCTGGACACGTTGGTGCCCTGCGGCAAGGGCCAGCGCCTGGGCATCTTCGCCGGCTCCGGCGTGGGCAAGTCCAGCCTGCTCGCGCAGATCACCCGCGGCACCGATGCCGACGTCCGTGTCATCGGGCTGATCGGCGAGCGTGGTCGCGAGGTCCGCGAGTTCCTCGAGGAGAACCTCGGCGCCGAGGGCATGGCGCGCACCGTCGTCGTCGTCGCCACCTCCGACGAGCCACCGCTGGTGCGGCTCAAGGCCGCGTTCGTCGCCACCCGGATCGCCGAGGCGTTCCGCGACCAGGGCCGCGACGTGCTCCTGCTGATGGACTCGATCACCCGGACCGCCATGGCCCAGCGCGAGGTCGGACTGTCGGCGGGAGAGCCCCCGGCCACCCGGGGCTATCCGCCGAGCGTCTTCGCGATGATGCCGCAGCTGCTGGAGAAGGCGGGGACCGGCGTCACCGGGTCGATCACCGGCCTCTACACCGTGCTGGTGGAGGGCGACGACCACAACGAGCCGATCGCCGACACCGCCCGGTCGATCCTCGACGGGCACATCGTGCTCACCCGCAAGCTCGCCACGACCGGCCACTTCCCGGCGATCGACGTCCTCGAGTCGATCTCCCGCGTCGCGACGGCCGTCGTCCCGCCCGCCCACATGGCCGACGCTCGCGAGGTGCGCCGCCTCATGGGTGCGCTGCGCGACGTCCGCGAGCTGATCGAGATCGGCGCCTACCAGACCGGCAGCGACGCTCTCGTCGACCGCGCCCGCCAGCTCGAGCCGGCGATCGAGTCCTTCCTGCAGCAGCCGATGGGTGAGTCGACCCCTGCGCCCGACGCGTGGGAGTGGCTGCAGCGGATCGTGAGGTCGGCATGA
- a CDS encoding flagellar hook-basal body complex protein, with translation MTTNWTQGATQSTGRSTDFMIEGDGFFITRNSSGEQLFTRAGSFDFDGAGKLVTPDGSVLQGWMANGNGQINTNGPVGPLSVPYGQTVAPRASTSGSVVGNLASDAPVGTTVTTNIKMFDAQGVEQEVVYTFTKMGANDWDMDVIANGITLINDATVAFDASGALTTPAPPAPSPRSTRTPSTPPPSRAGTLPSSSTSPA, from the coding sequence ATCACGACCAACTGGACCCAGGGCGCGACCCAGTCCACCGGCCGCTCGACGGACTTCATGATCGAGGGCGACGGGTTCTTCATCACCCGCAACAGCAGCGGCGAGCAGCTGTTCACCCGCGCCGGGTCCTTCGACTTCGACGGCGCCGGCAAGCTGGTCACACCGGACGGCTCGGTCCTGCAGGGCTGGATGGCCAACGGCAACGGGCAGATCAACACCAACGGGCCGGTGGGCCCCCTCTCCGTGCCCTACGGCCAGACCGTGGCCCCACGGGCGTCCACCAGCGGGTCCGTCGTGGGCAACCTCGCGTCCGACGCGCCCGTGGGCACCACCGTGACGACCAACATCAAGATGTTCGACGCCCAGGGCGTGGAGCAGGAGGTCGTCTACACGTTCACCAAGATGGGCGCCAACGACTGGGACATGGACGTGATCGCCAACGGCATCACCCTGATCAACGACGCGACGGTCGCTTTCGACGCCTCGGGTGCGCTCACCACCCCGGCTCCCCCGGCACCCTCGCCGCGGTCAACCCGAACACCGTCAACGCCGCCGCCTTCCCGAGCTGGAACTCTCCCGTCGTCATCAACATCGCCGGCCTGA
- a CDS encoding flagellar hook assembly protein FlgD, with protein sequence MTTPVYGTSGLATSTSTSAVDRKDQMGKDTFLKLLVAQMRYQDPSNPVDSSQMMSQTAVFTQVEKLEQLVNQNASMLVLQESATAGALVGRTATYTDTTGASKTGVVTAVRLASRASEAVAVIDGVSVPVGRLTEIAVTKTT encoded by the coding sequence ATGACCACGCCCGTGTACGGGACGAGCGGCCTTGCGACCAGCACGTCCACCAGCGCGGTCGACCGCAAGGACCAGATGGGGAAGGACACCTTCCTCAAGCTGCTCGTGGCCCAGATGCGCTACCAGGACCCCAGCAACCCCGTCGACAGCAGCCAGATGATGTCGCAGACGGCGGTTTTCACCCAGGTCGAGAAGCTCGAGCAACTGGTCAACCAGAACGCGTCGATGCTCGTCCTGCAGGAGTCGGCCACGGCGGGTGCCCTCGTCGGCCGTACCGCGACCTACACCGACACCACGGGAGCGTCGAAGACCGGCGTCGTCACCGCCGTCCGCCTCGCCAGCCGCGCCAGCGAGGCAGTGGCCGTGATCGACGGGGTCTCCGTGCCCGTGGGCCGCCTCACCGAGATCGCCGTCACCAAGACGACCTGA
- a CDS encoding motility protein A, whose protein sequence is MPPATEQIQTLVGLAEKARKEGLLALEAQVKNIQDPFLRRGLQMGIDGTDPEELRSVLEAEIAAKKAEDKVAAKFMNAMGGYAPTIGIVGCIVGLMNVMANLNDPSSLGPMIAAAFVATLWGVMAANFWFLPMGAKIIRVSELQAAQMELLVEGISEIQAGTSPRAVRLKLNSLIPPSELAKEAA, encoded by the coding sequence GTGCCGCCGGCCACCGAGCAGATCCAGACCCTGGTCGGCCTGGCGGAGAAGGCTCGCAAGGAGGGCCTGCTCGCGCTGGAGGCCCAGGTCAAGAACATCCAGGACCCGTTCCTGCGGCGCGGGCTGCAGATGGGCATCGACGGCACCGACCCCGAGGAGCTGCGCTCCGTCCTCGAGGCCGAGATCGCGGCCAAGAAGGCCGAGGACAAGGTCGCCGCCAAGTTCATGAACGCCATGGGCGGCTACGCCCCCACCATCGGCATCGTCGGTTGCATCGTCGGCCTGATGAACGTGATGGCCAACCTCAACGACCCGTCCTCGCTGGGTCCCATGATCGCCGCGGCGTTCGTCGCGACCCTGTGGGGCGTGATGGCCGCCAACTTCTGGTTCCTGCCCATGGGCGCCAAGATCATCCGCGTCAGCGAGCTGCAGGCCGCGCAGATGGAGCTGCTCGTCGAGGGGATCTCCGAGATCCAGGCCGGCACCAGCCCGCGGGCCGTGCGGCTCAAGCTGAACTCCCTCATCCCGCCCAGTGAACTGGCCAAGGAGGCCGCGTGA
- a CDS encoding FliH/SctL family protein, translated as MSSSREGVLLRAGAAERAVPYREQVAVPAQRPASVAPPALPVAEPEPASERRSTIRRAADQPVNGGGTSFRLGDVYAEELQRLRRHAHAEGFAAGHAEGMAAAAAVVAETERQAAERLADVQARWERRVASATAALGAAVTRFDEASQPLAEEVRETILGTVLTLVEDLLGRELALADDPVMDAVRRALVLVPSDAAAVVRVHPDDLAEIPAESLAELPASVRVVGDLGVERAGAVVESGPRRIDAQIGTALERVQAVLTS; from the coding sequence ATGAGTTCGTCGCGTGAGGGGGTCCTGCTCCGCGCCGGTGCGGCGGAGCGGGCAGTCCCCTACCGCGAGCAGGTCGCCGTCCCCGCGCAGCGGCCGGCGTCCGTGGCCCCGCCGGCGCTGCCCGTGGCCGAGCCCGAGCCGGCGTCGGAGCGCCGCTCGACCATCCGTCGCGCCGCCGACCAGCCGGTCAACGGCGGCGGGACGTCGTTCCGTCTCGGCGACGTCTACGCCGAGGAGCTGCAGCGGCTGCGCCGGCACGCGCACGCGGAAGGGTTCGCGGCCGGTCACGCCGAGGGCATGGCAGCGGCCGCGGCCGTCGTCGCCGAGACCGAGCGGCAGGCCGCCGAGCGGTTGGCCGACGTCCAGGCGCGGTGGGAACGGCGCGTGGCGTCGGCCACCGCTGCCCTGGGCGCGGCGGTGACCCGCTTCGACGAGGCGTCGCAGCCGCTGGCCGAGGAGGTCCGCGAGACGATCCTGGGCACGGTCCTCACCCTGGTCGAGGACCTCCTGGGACGCGAGCTGGCGCTCGCCGACGACCCGGTCATGGACGCCGTCCGCCGGGCGCTCGTGCTCGTGCCGTCCGACGCGGCGGCCGTCGTCCGCGTGCACCCCGACGACCTCGCCGAGATCCCCGCTGAGTCCCTCGCCGAGCTGCCGGCCAGCGTGCGGGTCGTCGGCGACCTCGGTGTCGAGCGGGCCGGCGCGGTGGTCGAGTCGGGTCCCCGCCGGATCGACGCGCAGATCGGCACCGCGCTCGAGCGCGTCCAGGCGGTGCTCACCTCGTGA
- a CDS encoding flagellar export protein FliJ: MKRAAFRLQPVLELRRTEERAAAAAAAQAASAAADADRRATEYETSLATARVPSSLAGGAFVAAMSLLRTAATDASDARALATASAEQAELVRAQWTAAAQRTKGLERLKERHLAALQHAEDVAEERAVDDLVTGRAGRSTPPGDGEVPWTE, encoded by the coding sequence ATGAAGCGGGCCGCGTTCCGGCTGCAACCGGTGCTCGAACTGCGCCGCACCGAGGAGCGGGCCGCCGCGGCCGCCGCCGCGCAGGCGGCCAGCGCCGCCGCCGATGCCGACCGGCGCGCCACGGAGTACGAGACCAGTCTGGCCACGGCCCGGGTCCCCTCGTCCCTGGCCGGCGGCGCGTTCGTCGCCGCGATGTCGCTGCTGCGGACGGCGGCGACCGACGCCTCCGACGCCCGGGCCCTGGCGACCGCGTCGGCGGAGCAGGCCGAGCTCGTGCGTGCGCAGTGGACGGCTGCCGCCCAGCGGACGAAGGGGCTCGAGCGCCTCAAGGAGCGGCACCTGGCCGCCCTCCAGCACGCGGAGGACGTCGCCGAGGAGCGGGCCGTCGACGACCTGGTCACCGGCCGTGCCGGCCGGTCGACGCCGCCGGGCGACGGGGAGGTGCCGTGGACGGAGTGA
- a CDS encoding flagellar FlbD family protein, translating into MIRVTRLNGEQFALNPDLIERVEGHPDTVAFLVDGTRYVVKESVEEVLQEIREYRAAILATSYEMDRGEYRVVVPEIDSGSSVVPFPTREER; encoded by the coding sequence GTGATCCGTGTGACGCGCCTGAACGGAGAGCAGTTCGCGCTCAATCCCGACCTGATCGAGCGGGTCGAAGGCCACCCCGACACGGTCGCCTTCCTCGTCGACGGCACCAGGTACGTGGTGAAGGAGAGCGTGGAGGAGGTGCTGCAGGAGATCCGCGAGTACCGCGCAGCCATCCTCGCCACCAGCTACGAGATGGACCGCGGGGAGTACCGGGTGGTCGTCCCCGAGATCGACAGCGGCTCGTCGGTCGTGCCCTTCCCGACCCGAGAGGAGCGCTGA
- a CDS encoding flagellar hook-length control protein FliK — MAAPDPGSTTLSAAVWALLVGGPVAATAEAGGEGAPAPPGTAAPTVSTVPTADVPVTLPTPAVAAPVPVAPTAEAGGQGVPTPAAAPPAATPLPGTETAAPATPATPAAPVAAAPTESALAALGIDVVTVADEPGGAGPRAAVPAAVPAAVPAAVPAAVPAAVPAAVPAAVAPAVAPAVPAAAAPAAATTSAPVDGAAPVAGPAGVAAGAVPLSAGTGTTGEGSSPGGGGTTRQDTWRAPESQSTAPVTGAGPAPVTPTPVVTAAPVAGATGDAASLPVGSQVARQVAVLRGGPDGTQTMTLVLTPDTLGPVEVSVTVTKGAVDLTLRGAHDMGRAALLDGLPDLRRDLESAGLTCSSLEVDRDTSGSWLNRHATPQGQPQGGAAGGGAEQTGGDRSRPGGAPADTAVSGPTSADSRSTSAGVDVRV; from the coding sequence GTGGCCGCGCCCGACCCGGGCTCCACCACCCTGTCCGCCGCGGTCTGGGCCCTGCTGGTGGGCGGTCCCGTCGCCGCGACCGCGGAAGCGGGCGGCGAGGGTGCGCCGGCGCCGCCGGGTACCGCGGCGCCGACCGTGTCGACCGTTCCCACGGCCGACGTGCCGGTGACCCTCCCGACCCCTGCGGTGGCTGCTCCCGTGCCGGTCGCGCCGACGGCCGAGGCGGGCGGGCAGGGCGTTCCCACTCCGGCTGCGGCACCGCCCGCCGCGACGCCGCTGCCGGGCACGGAGACCGCCGCTCCCGCAACTCCGGCGACCCCGGCCGCTCCGGTGGCGGCCGCACCGACCGAGTCCGCGCTGGCCGCCCTCGGCATCGATGTGGTCACCGTCGCCGACGAGCCGGGTGGCGCCGGCCCCCGGGCCGCCGTCCCCGCTGCCGTCCCCGCTGCCGTCCCCGCTGCCGTCCCCGCTGCCGTCCCCGCTGCCGTCCCCGCTGCCGTCCCCGCTGCCGTCGCCCCGGCCGTCGCCCCGGCCGTGCCGGCCGCTGCGGCCCCGGCCGCTGCGACCACGTCCGCGCCGGTCGACGGGGCCGCACCCGTCGCCGGTCCCGCCGGCGTCGCCGCGGGCGCCGTGCCCCTCTCGGCCGGGACCGGAACCACGGGCGAGGGCAGCTCACCCGGCGGGGGCGGCACCACCCGCCAGGACACGTGGCGCGCTCCCGAGAGTCAGTCGACCGCACCGGTGACGGGGGCCGGTCCCGCCCCGGTCACCCCCACCCCGGTCGTCACTGCGGCTCCCGTCGCCGGCGCGACCGGCGACGCGGCCTCCCTGCCGGTGGGCTCCCAGGTGGCCCGGCAGGTCGCCGTCCTCCGCGGCGGTCCCGACGGCACGCAGACCATGACGCTCGTGCTCACCCCCGACACCCTCGGCCCGGTCGAGGTCTCGGTCACCGTGACCAAGGGGGCGGTCGACCTCACGCTGCGCGGCGCGCACGACATGGGGCGAGCCGCCCTGCTCGACGGGCTGCCGGACCTGCGCCGGGATCTGGAGAGCGCGGGGCTCACGTGCTCCTCCCTCGAGGTCGACCGCGACACCAGTGGCAGCTGGCTGAACCGCCACGCGACCCCGCAGGGCCAGCCCCAGGGCGGAGCCGCCGGGGGTGGCGCGGAGCAGACCGGCGGTGACCGGTCACGTCCCGGGGGCGCCCCTGCCGATACCGCAGTCAGCGGACCGACCTCTGCCGACTCCCGATCCACGTCCGCCGGCGTGGACGTCCGCGTCTGA
- a CDS encoding transglycosylase SLT domain-containing protein — MDGVTQVQARIAQIQSRFVFRAPSSGDWTSAASAAGLTPAGEIPSSSHGGTVSESAVVAEAHKYLGVPYLWGGTDPAKGLDCSGFTQLVFGNLGIELPRTSSQQATAGRAVASIHDARPGDLVFFDHSSSRAGIDHVGIYLGNGKMIAAPQPGEVVKVQDVGTPAVIRRVLPEQTFALPSASGGSLAGVPYADLFQRAGSRYGVDASLLAAVASQESNFDSQAVSSAGAQGLMQFMPATAKGLGVNAFDPTSSIDGAARYLSDLTRQFGSTPLALAAYNAGPGTVSRYGGIPPFPETQNYVRAVMSKAEAYR; from the coding sequence GTGGACGGAGTGACCCAGGTCCAGGCCCGGATCGCGCAGATCCAGTCGCGGTTCGTGTTCCGCGCACCGTCCTCGGGCGACTGGACGTCCGCCGCGTCGGCCGCCGGTCTGACCCCGGCCGGCGAGATCCCGTCGTCGAGCCACGGCGGCACCGTGTCGGAGAGCGCGGTCGTCGCCGAGGCACACAAGTACCTCGGCGTCCCCTACCTGTGGGGCGGCACCGACCCGGCCAAGGGCCTGGACTGCTCCGGGTTCACCCAGCTGGTCTTCGGCAACCTGGGCATCGAGCTGCCCCGCACGTCGTCCCAGCAGGCCACGGCGGGCCGGGCGGTCGCCTCGATCCACGACGCCCGCCCCGGGGACCTCGTCTTCTTCGACCATTCGTCGTCACGTGCGGGCATCGACCACGTGGGCATCTACCTCGGCAACGGCAAGATGATCGCCGCGCCGCAGCCCGGCGAAGTCGTCAAGGTGCAGGACGTCGGCACCCCTGCCGTGATCCGGCGGGTCCTCCCGGAGCAGACCTTCGCCCTGCCGTCGGCCTCCGGCGGATCGCTCGCGGGCGTTCCCTACGCCGACCTCTTCCAGCGAGCGGGCAGCCGCTACGGGGTCGACGCGTCGCTGCTCGCGGCCGTCGCCTCGCAGGAGTCGAACTTCGACTCGCAGGCCGTCTCCTCCGCGGGCGCGCAGGGTCTGATGCAGTTCATGCCGGCCACGGCCAAGGGCCTGGGCGTCAACGCATTCGACCCCACCTCGTCGATCGACGGCGCCGCGCGGTACCTGAGCGACCTCACCCGGCAGTTCGGCTCCACGCCGCTCGCGCTGGCCGCCTACAACGCCGGCCCGGGAACCGTCAGCCGCTACGGCGGCATCCCGCCCTTTCCCGAGACCCAGAACTACGTCCGCGCCGTGATGAGCAAGGCGGAGGCCTACCGATGA
- the fliF gene encoding flagellar basal-body MS-ring/collar protein FliF: MKSALAGTMERARSTFSTISLGQKVVIGLLLVGLLGGGVFFFRWITAPTQAPLFSNLASTDASAIVDELNAQGVAYELTDGGQTIMVAKDKVYDLRLAMSGQGLPAGSDTGYALLDEQGITTSEFQQQVSYQRALEGELSKTLKSIEGVRSAIVHVALPEDEVFVTETAKPTASVLLDLGPGKSLSGEQVQAVINLVSSSVQDMDPDQVTVADSTGRVLAAAGTGVTAAAGDARSQVESEYEARLSASAQKILDSVVGPNRSVVSVRADVDLSQRETTSETFTYDQGTPPVSESTTTESYTGSGTPVGGVLGPENMPDAAANAGGGGSTYNKESTTANNAVGKTTEVVQGAPGALNRLTVSVVMDESVAGNLNQQQMRDLMMTAVGLDEARGDDITVASLPFDTTAADAAAAEMEAAREAEAAEQMWSMIRTGGIAAGIALVVLVVWLRSRRQVEIEEEYEPLELTDDMLAELDRMRVQSVREEAKPDNRALELEAAERQKVRSEISTMVSEKPDEVAAMLRGWLSENKS; encoded by the coding sequence ATGAAGTCGGCACTCGCCGGGACGATGGAGCGCGCCCGCTCCACGTTCTCCACGATCAGCCTGGGGCAGAAGGTCGTCATCGGCCTCCTGCTCGTCGGGCTGCTTGGCGGCGGGGTCTTCTTCTTCCGCTGGATCACCGCACCCACGCAGGCTCCGCTGTTCTCCAACCTCGCCTCCACCGACGCCTCGGCGATCGTCGACGAGCTCAACGCCCAGGGCGTCGCCTACGAGCTCACCGACGGCGGCCAGACGATCATGGTCGCGAAGGACAAGGTCTACGACCTGCGACTGGCCATGAGCGGCCAGGGCCTGCCGGCCGGCTCCGACACCGGCTACGCGCTGCTCGACGAGCAGGGCATCACCACCAGCGAGTTCCAGCAGCAGGTCTCCTACCAGCGGGCGCTCGAGGGAGAGCTGTCCAAGACGCTCAAGTCCATCGAGGGCGTCCGCTCCGCGATCGTCCACGTCGCGCTGCCGGAGGACGAGGTCTTCGTGACCGAGACGGCCAAGCCGACCGCGTCGGTGCTGCTCGACCTGGGGCCCGGCAAGTCGCTGTCGGGCGAGCAGGTCCAGGCGGTCATCAACCTGGTCTCCTCCAGCGTCCAGGACATGGACCCCGACCAGGTCACCGTGGCCGACTCGACGGGCCGGGTGCTCGCGGCCGCCGGAACCGGTGTGACGGCCGCGGCGGGCGACGCCCGCTCGCAGGTCGAGTCCGAGTACGAGGCGCGGCTGTCGGCCAGCGCGCAGAAGATCCTCGACTCGGTCGTCGGCCCCAACCGCTCCGTGGTGTCGGTGCGCGCCGACGTCGACCTCTCCCAGCGGGAGACCACGTCGGAGACGTTCACCTACGACCAGGGCACGCCGCCGGTCTCGGAGAGCACGACCACCGAGAGCTACACCGGCTCCGGCACCCCGGTGGGCGGCGTCCTCGGCCCGGAGAACATGCCCGACGCGGCCGCGAACGCCGGCGGCGGCGGCTCCACGTACAACAAGGAGTCGACGACCGCGAACAACGCCGTCGGCAAGACGACCGAGGTGGTGCAGGGCGCCCCCGGTGCGCTGAACCGGCTGACCGTGTCCGTCGTCATGGACGAGTCGGTCGCCGGCAACCTCAACCAGCAGCAGATGCGCGACCTGATGATGACCGCCGTCGGCCTGGACGAGGCCCGTGGCGACGACATCACCGTCGCTTCGCTGCCCTTCGACACCACCGCGGCCGACGCCGCCGCGGCGGAGATGGAGGCGGCCCGCGAGGCCGAGGCCGCCGAGCAGATGTGGTCGATGATCCGCACCGGCGGCATCGCGGCCGGCATCGCCCTCGTCGTCCTCGTCGTGTGGCTGCGCTCGCGTCGCCAGGTCGAGATCGAGGAGGAGTACGAGCCCCTCGAGCTCACCGACGACATGCTCGCCGAGCTCGACCGGATGCGGGTGCAGAGCGTCCGCGAGGAGGCCAAGCCCGACAACCGCGCCCTCGAGCTGGAGGCCGCCGAGCGGCAGAAGGTGCGCTCCGAGATCTCCACGATGGTCAGCGAGAAGCCCGACGAGGTCGCGGCCATGCTCCGCGGCTGGCTGAGCGAGAACAAGTCATGA
- a CDS encoding flagellar basal body protein → MDVTGNNIANVNTVGFKGSQTVFQDTLSQVIRAAGRRPPTAVARTRPRSGSGSRSPPSRPTGPRARPSPPAARRTS, encoded by the coding sequence ATGGACGTCACCGGCAACAACATCGCCAACGTCAACACGGTCGGATTCAAGGGCTCCCAGACGGTCTTCCAGGACACGCTCTCGCAGGTGATCCGGGCGGCGGGGCGCCGGCCGCCGACCGCGGTGGCACGAACCCGGCCCAGGTCGGGCTCGGGGTCAAGGTCGCCGCCATCACGACCAACTGGACCCAGGGCGCGACCCAGTCCACCGGCCGCTCGACGGACTTCATGA
- the fliG gene encoding flagellar motor switch protein FliG, which yields MSIAGVEQLLGGGGNLPAVAAPARAELPGLRKAAVFLAQMSKEEAGVLLAKLRPREVESLTRELMRLGSVEVEDVDDVMTEFHSLMTAQHFIGRGGVDFAREILAAGLGEDKAEGILSRLNVVYTEVPFASLRNADVRQLVTFLKDEHAQIIALVLAHMTAAQSAEVLSGFAPELQAEVAHRIATMDRTSPEMVRLVEEELGRRMGSLLAHQDMTTVGGVETLVEIINRSARPTERSILEWLDNTDPELAEQVRSQMFVFEDIVTIDDRSLQQVLREVEANDLATALKGVRPDVRDKVVRNLSERAAENLNEEIELLGPVRTRTVEEAQAKVVGIIRTLEEQGVLTLTRGQDDEFVA from the coding sequence ATGAGCATCGCCGGCGTCGAGCAGCTCCTCGGGGGCGGGGGCAACCTCCCCGCCGTGGCCGCCCCGGCCCGAGCCGAGCTGCCCGGTCTGCGCAAGGCGGCCGTCTTCCTGGCCCAGATGTCGAAGGAGGAGGCGGGCGTCCTGCTGGCCAAGCTCCGGCCGCGCGAGGTCGAGTCGCTGACGCGGGAGCTGATGCGCCTGGGCTCGGTGGAGGTCGAGGACGTCGACGACGTCATGACCGAGTTCCACAGCCTGATGACCGCCCAGCACTTCATCGGCCGCGGTGGCGTCGACTTCGCGCGCGAGATCCTGGCGGCCGGCCTCGGCGAGGACAAGGCCGAAGGCATCCTGTCCCGGCTCAACGTCGTCTACACCGAGGTGCCGTTCGCCTCGCTGCGCAATGCCGACGTCCGTCAGCTCGTCACGTTCCTCAAGGACGAGCACGCGCAGATCATCGCGCTGGTGCTGGCGCACATGACCGCAGCGCAGTCGGCCGAGGTGCTGTCGGGTTTCGCGCCGGAGCTGCAGGCCGAGGTCGCGCACCGGATCGCGACGATGGACCGGACGTCGCCGGAGATGGTCCGCCTGGTCGAGGAGGAGCTGGGCCGCCGCATGGGCTCCCTCCTGGCGCACCAGGACATGACGACCGTGGGCGGCGTCGAGACGCTCGTCGAGATCATCAACCGCTCCGCGCGCCCCACCGAGCGCTCCATCCTCGAGTGGCTGGACAACACCGACCCGGAGCTCGCGGAGCAGGTCCGGTCGCAGATGTTCGTCTTCGAGGACATCGTCACCATCGACGACCGCTCCCTGCAGCAGGTGCTGCGCGAGGTCGAGGCCAACGACCTGGCCACCGCCCTGAAGGGGGTGCGTCCCGACGTCCGCGACAAGGTGGTGCGGAACCTCTCCGAGCGCGCTGCCGAGAACCTCAACGAGGAGATCGAGCTGCTCGGCCCGGTCCGCACGCGGACCGTCGAGGAGGCCCAGGCCAAGGTCGTCGGCATCATCCGCACGCTCGAGGAGCAGGGCGTCCTGACGCTGACGCGTGGACAGGACGATGAGTTCGTCGCGTGA
- a CDS encoding flagellar basal body rod C-terminal domain-containing protein: MSNVDLAEEFTGLIVAQRGFQANSRVITSSDEILQDLVNLKR, translated from the coding sequence ATGTCGAACGTCGACCTCGCCGAGGAGTTCACCGGCCTGATCGTCGCCCAGCGCGGCTTCCAGGCGAACAGCCGGGTGATCACCAGCTCCGACGAGATCCTCCAGGACCTGGTCAACCTGAAGCGCTGA